Proteins co-encoded in one Deltaproteobacteria bacterium genomic window:
- the fabG gene encoding 3-oxoacyl-ACP reductase FabG, producing the protein MNPLLPMKVALVTGGSRGIGRAISLELARNGHYVIVNFRSNPQAAEETLALVHQAGGRGETVCFDVADQEETERNLEALLSRHEAIDILINNAGVVADCLFVLMSSEEWTKVLNISLNGFYNVTRPVLKKMVTRKHGAIVTISSVSAKLGHRGQTNYSAAKAGLEGACRSLASEVARLGIRVNCVAPGLIETEMIQAVPRDLIKQIIPMARVGLPEEVAKVVRFLCSEDAAYITGQVISVNGGMV; encoded by the coding sequence ATGAACCCTTTATTGCCAATGAAGGTTGCCCTGGTAACGGGCGGGAGCCGGGGGATCGGGCGGGCCATCAGTCTTGAACTGGCCCGAAACGGCCATTATGTGATTGTTAATTTTCGTTCCAACCCACAGGCGGCGGAAGAGACGCTGGCCCTGGTTCACCAAGCCGGAGGACGGGGAGAGACCGTCTGTTTCGATGTGGCCGATCAGGAAGAGACTGAAAGAAACCTGGAGGCCCTTCTATCCCGCCATGAGGCGATCGATATTCTTATAAACAATGCCGGTGTGGTCGCCGACTGTCTTTTTGTCCTCATGTCCTCCGAGGAATGGACCAAGGTTCTTAACATCTCCTTAAATGGATTTTACAATGTCACCAGGCCTGTCCTCAAGAAGATGGTCACCCGGAAACATGGCGCCATTGTGACCATCTCTTCGGTTTCAGCCAAACTCGGTCATCGCGGTCAGACCAACTATTCGGCTGCCAAGGCCGGCTTGGAAGGGGCCTGCCGATCTCTGGCCTCCGAGGTGGCCCGTCTCGGTATTCGGGTTAACTGCGTTGCCCCCGGTCTGATTGAAACGGAGATGATTCAGGCCGTTCCCAGGGACTTGATAAAACAGATCATCCCTATGGCCCGGGTGGGACTCCCGGAAGAGGTGGCCAAAGTAGTCCGGTTCCTCTGTTCCGAGGATGCCGCTTACATTACCGGCCAGGTTATCTCGGTCAATGGTGGCATGGTTTAG
- a CDS encoding DegV family EDD domain-containing protein, whose protein sequence is MMELIMQDTLIKALTAGYERIVVWADILNRINVYPVPDGDTGRNLVITLGALRNRPLDPGAFNQDILLSARGNSGNIAARFLAGFLDSKDLAALPQSAETGRNLAYQAVSDPQPGTMLSLYDTLVTSLKKTPPERTGQWADAVIRDLEEAVKMTREQLPQLREAGVVDAGALGMLVFLEPLLNILAGRQVRQSFFMDDLKETLVLSETRPDQGYKGYCLDVVLKVKEEGAERMKQVLKAEEALVTITGESCLKVHFHTTDKDKARQGLSSLGAILSWAEDDLAEQTSRFSESPKNQIIHIMTDAAGSMTRDQAQALGITLLDSYIMVENLCLPETYIDPARLFTAMKAGAKVSTSQASTAERHETYNNIIKLYDRVLYLCVGSFYTGNYQAALQWKAGQDPEDRMIIMDTGVASGKLGLISRAAAELALTASDPEEVVAFAREAIQNVQEYIFLDKLHFLAAGGRMSKTGAFFGDTLRIKPIISPFSEGARKMGVVRSTKDQVQFAFRRLENELPKDQKTTLLLEYSDNKDWLEKEIKPEIERRFPQVKVHMQLLSLTSAAHMGPGSWGLAFLPNNHRRSGLSGDVR, encoded by the coding sequence ATGATGGAATTAATTATGCAGGACACTCTCATCAAAGCCCTGACCGCGGGCTACGAAAGGATCGTAGTCTGGGCCGATATCCTTAACCGGATCAATGTCTATCCGGTGCCGGACGGGGACACGGGTCGCAATCTCGTTATAACCCTGGGCGCCTTAAGGAATAGACCCTTAGATCCCGGGGCATTCAATCAGGATATTCTGCTCTCGGCCAGAGGCAATTCCGGAAACATCGCTGCCCGTTTCCTGGCCGGGTTTCTCGATTCAAAAGATCTGGCGGCCCTGCCCCAATCGGCCGAGACCGGCCGAAATCTCGCCTATCAGGCCGTTTCCGACCCTCAACCGGGAACCATGCTTTCTCTGTATGATACCCTGGTGACTTCTTTGAAAAAAACCCCTCCTGAGAGGACAGGTCAGTGGGCCGATGCAGTCATCCGCGATCTGGAAGAGGCCGTAAAAATGACCAGGGAGCAATTACCTCAGCTCAGGGAGGCCGGTGTGGTCGATGCCGGGGCCCTTGGTATGCTGGTCTTCCTGGAACCCCTGCTGAATATCCTGGCCGGTCGCCAGGTCCGGCAGTCCTTCTTCATGGATGACCTGAAGGAAACCCTTGTCCTCTCCGAAACCCGGCCTGACCAGGGATATAAGGGCTATTGCCTTGATGTGGTCCTTAAGGTTAAGGAGGAAGGGGCGGAAAGGATGAAACAGGTCCTAAAGGCAGAAGAAGCCTTGGTCACCATTACCGGAGAGAGCTGTCTTAAGGTTCACTTTCATACCACCGACAAGGACAAAGCAAGACAGGGCCTGTCCTCTCTTGGGGCCATACTTAGCTGGGCTGAAGATGATCTTGCCGAACAGACATCCCGGTTCAGCGAATCCCCCAAAAACCAGATTATCCATATCATGACCGATGCCGCCGGTTCCATGACCAGAGACCAGGCTCAGGCCTTAGGCATTACCCTTCTTGACAGTTACATCATGGTGGAGAATCTTTGTCTTCCGGAAACCTATATCGACCCGGCCAGGCTCTTTACGGCCATGAAGGCCGGGGCCAAGGTTTCCACAAGCCAGGCCTCAACGGCTGAGCGCCATGAGACCTACAATAACATCATAAAACTGTACGACCGGGTTCTCTATCTCTGTGTGGGCTCCTTCTATACCGGGAATTACCAGGCGGCCTTACAATGGAAGGCCGGGCAAGACCCCGAAGACCGGATGATCATCATGGATACCGGGGTGGCTTCCGGCAAACTCGGTCTGATAAGCAGGGCCGCGGCCGAACTGGCCCTCACCGCCAGCGATCCCGAAGAGGTCGTCGCCTTTGCCCGGGAGGCCATTCAAAATGTGCAGGAATACATATTCCTCGACAAGCTGCACTTCCTGGCAGCCGGCGGCCGCATGTCAAAGACTGGCGCCTTTTTTGGTGATACCCTTCGCATCAAACCCATTATCAGCCCTTTTTCAGAAGGGGCCAGGAAGATGGGGGTGGTGAGAAGCACCAAAGACCAGGTGCAATTCGCCTTCCGTCGTCTCGAAAACGAACTCCCCAAGGATCAAAAGACCACCCTGCTTTTGGAATACTCGGACAACAAGGACTGGCTGGAAAAGGAAATCAAGCCGGAGATAGAGCGCCGGTTTCCTCAGGTGAAGGTCCACATGCAACTCCTCTCCCTGACCTCTGCGGCTCATATGGGCCCGGGTTCCTGGGGATTGGCCTTTCTCCCGAACAATCACCGACGGAGCGGTTTGTCTGGGGACGTCCGTTGA
- a CDS encoding cobalamin B12-binding domain-containing protein — MKVLLISANTVRVPYFVYPLGLEYVAGAISKRHTVKIIDTNIVREVERLKKIILDFTPHLIGISLRNIDNVEVTNTRSFLKKYQDLVDTIREHSRAPIVLGGSGFTIFPGKIMDLLKADYGIVGEGERLSLLLDALESGERVSDLPGIVSGDTPEAFPPPWEIPFKRARASDEMTQFYITHGGMMNLQTKRGCPYQCIYCTYPHIDGRNLRFISADEVGDQARELEQAGAEYLFVTDSVFNSSYTHSLEVAGAFTRRGIAIPWGAYLTPTKAPQGYYQRLHKAGMTHAEFGTESLSDAMLTAYQKPFRVDQVFEAHTSALDADLHVAHYILLGGPGETRETVRETLLNAEKLARTVIFFFCGIRVYPHTKLYDLALQEGQITESADLLEPVFYRSRLITSEDIRRLVEEKAEGRENWIIGSGGNHAARLMERLHKKGITGPLWEQRIR, encoded by the coding sequence ATGAAGGTTCTCCTGATTTCAGCCAATACGGTTAGGGTCCCCTACTTCGTATATCCCTTGGGGCTTGAATATGTGGCCGGCGCCATATCAAAGCGACACACCGTTAAGATCATTGACACCAACATCGTCAGGGAAGTCGAGAGGCTTAAAAAAATCATTTTGGACTTTACCCCTCACCTGATTGGTATCTCGCTCCGCAACATTGACAATGTGGAAGTAACGAATACCCGGAGTTTTTTAAAAAAATATCAGGATCTGGTCGATACCATCCGGGAACATTCCCGGGCACCCATCGTCCTCGGCGGAAGCGGATTCACCATTTTCCCCGGAAAAATTATGGACCTCTTGAAGGCGGACTACGGAATTGTCGGTGAAGGAGAACGGTTGTCTCTTCTTCTTGATGCCCTTGAATCAGGAGAAAGGGTTTCCGACCTTCCGGGCATTGTTTCCGGGGACACCCCAGAAGCCTTTCCTCCCCCTTGGGAAATCCCTTTTAAGAGAGCCAGGGCATCCGACGAGATGACCCAATTTTACATAACCCACGGCGGCATGATGAACCTGCAGACGAAACGGGGATGTCCCTATCAGTGTATCTACTGCACCTATCCTCATATCGACGGAAGGAATTTACGGTTTATCTCAGCCGACGAGGTGGGGGACCAGGCCAGAGAGTTGGAGCAGGCCGGTGCGGAGTATCTTTTTGTCACCGATTCTGTGTTTAACAGCAGTTATACCCACAGCCTGGAGGTGGCCGGGGCCTTCACCCGAAGGGGGATAGCCATCCCTTGGGGGGCTTACCTGACACCCACCAAGGCGCCTCAAGGGTATTACCAAAGGCTTCATAAAGCCGGGATGACCCACGCCGAATTCGGGACCGAGTCGCTTTCCGATGCCATGTTGACCGCCTACCAAAAGCCCTTCCGGGTGGATCAGGTTTTTGAGGCCCATACGTCAGCCCTGGATGCCGACCTGCATGTGGCCCATTATATCCTTCTGGGAGGTCCGGGGGAGACCCGAGAAACCGTCAGGGAGACCCTACTTAATGCCGAAAAGCTTGCCAGAACCGTCATCTTTTTTTTCTGCGGCATAAGGGTTTATCCCCATACCAAGCTTTATGATTTGGCCCTGCAAGAGGGCCAGATTACGGAGTCTGCCGATCTACTTGAACCGGTGTTCTACCGGTCCCGCTTAATTACAAGCGAAGATATACGACGGTTGGTTGAAGAAAAGGCTGAGGGTCGAGAGAACTGGATCATTGGTTCAGGGGGGAACCATGCCGCACGGTTAATGGAACGCCTTCATAAAAAAGGGATCACCGGCCCCCTGTGGGAGCAGAGGATTCGATGA
- a CDS encoding lysophospholipid acyltransferase family protein: MKASFLKMLKKISLFLSSWPVRFFAWWIATGYFLFYPSKRRSSIRLYQGIFPDRRAWYYLFCAWRQFHSFAATFGDRIDFGGKKKGSISTQGSEGVLEAARSGRGGIILMSHLGSFEIAARGFQEVGLKHLMIMGEKEAKQVARDQREALKARGITILVATGKDDSLLDGLEAIKFIREGGIVSLAGDLVWTQQRSLLPVRFFDREVALPSGPHLLALVSGAPLFILFTFRDMRGGQRVIISPPLEVKALSRTERKIALQGSAQIYAAALEEMVRQHPFQWYIFEPFFRPPAGPRGSLSPALRPRSRETMEGI, translated from the coding sequence ATGAAGGCATCCTTTCTCAAGATGCTGAAAAAGATATCCCTTTTTTTGAGCTCCTGGCCTGTCCGATTCTTTGCCTGGTGGATTGCCACCGGATACTTTCTGTTTTATCCCTCCAAAAGGCGATCGAGTATCCGCCTTTATCAGGGGATTTTTCCTGATAGAAGGGCCTGGTACTATCTTTTTTGTGCCTGGCGTCAGTTCCACTCCTTCGCCGCTACCTTTGGGGACCGGATCGATTTCGGCGGGAAGAAAAAGGGTTCTATTTCAACCCAAGGAAGTGAAGGAGTACTCGAAGCCGCCCGAAGCGGCCGGGGAGGGATAATCCTAATGTCTCACCTGGGTAGTTTTGAGATTGCGGCGCGAGGTTTCCAGGAGGTTGGACTTAAGCATCTCATGATCATGGGAGAAAAAGAGGCCAAACAAGTGGCCCGTGATCAGCGTGAAGCCCTCAAGGCCCGGGGGATCACCATTCTGGTTGCTACAGGAAAGGATGATTCACTTTTAGACGGATTGGAGGCGATTAAGTTTATCCGGGAAGGGGGAATCGTGTCCTTGGCCGGTGATTTGGTTTGGACCCAGCAACGATCCCTGCTGCCGGTGAGGTTCTTTGACCGGGAAGTGGCCCTGCCCTCAGGCCCCCATCTTCTGGCCCTGGTCTCGGGGGCACCCCTCTTCATTCTGTTTACCTTTCGGGACATGAGGGGAGGGCAGCGGGTCATCATCTCTCCTCCTCTGGAGGTCAAGGCCCTCTCCCGTACGGAACGAAAAATAGCCCTTCAAGGTAGCGCTCAGATTTATGCCGCCGCCCTGGAAGAGATGGTCCGGCAACACCCTTTTCAGTGGTATATCTTTGAGCCTTTCTTTCGACCTCCTGCCGGGCCACGGGGAAGTTTAAGCCCGGCCTTGAGACCCCGATCTCGGGAAACGATGGAAGGCATCTAA
- a CDS encoding phosphopantetheine-binding protein, translating into MPKRDEIEGIIERVTQVIIFELKLEDVTVETFNPDMDLIDELGIDSMDLATVALVLQDEYKIVIDEDDYPKLKTIRLIAEYVEEKMAARS; encoded by the coding sequence ATGCCTAAACGCGATGAGATAGAAGGCATTATTGAAAGAGTAACCCAAGTCATTATTTTTGAACTCAAGCTGGAAGACGTTACGGTAGAGACATTCAATCCCGATATGGACCTGATTGACGAACTTGGGATTGATAGTATGGACTTGGCTACGGTAGCCTTGGTATTGCAGGATGAGTACAAAATTGTAATCGACGAAGATGATTATCCCAAATTGAAGACCATTCGCCTGATCGCCGAATATGTTGAAGAAAAAATGGCCGCCCGGAGTTAA
- a CDS encoding radical SAM protein, with the protein MTLTHTASLDQGKPKFSELLAQPEVRQRWEKVRKYFFLRESTYDMSNRCNLRCDGCYYYEGEKQFAVENSSVEAWRQLMRDEKKRGITYVVLAGAEPSLVPERLEVCFQEIPLGSIATNGLKKIPESVGYKIHISVWGNDETSFRVRKAKDLLIKQIDNYRNDPRAVFVYTFTRNNIDEVREVAGGLVAEDCRLTFNVFSSPVGYAGPLRHDEESLKRVQAAMMALLEHYPQNVLFSAYNAMAHTHKSSLHDLYTCLYPRQNRSQDLGLGRSFRQYRADLNWDRSAACCVPDTDCADCRHYASGSAVVTARLFRHAQESATFKSWLDYVDTYLAVWVMGYPKGENLCAEPVSPPGT; encoded by the coding sequence ATGACCCTTACCCATACGGCATCCCTTGATCAAGGCAAACCGAAATTTTCCGAACTTCTCGCCCAGCCGGAAGTGAGGCAGCGGTGGGAAAAAGTCCGGAAATATTTTTTTCTCCGGGAATCCACCTACGACATGAGCAACCGCTGCAATCTCCGTTGTGACGGCTGCTATTATTATGAAGGTGAAAAACAATTCGCCGTGGAAAACAGCTCGGTCGAGGCCTGGCGGCAACTGATGAGAGACGAGAAAAAACGGGGCATCACCTACGTCGTCCTGGCCGGGGCCGAACCGTCGCTCGTGCCGGAGCGGTTGGAGGTTTGTTTTCAGGAAATCCCCTTGGGGAGCATTGCCACCAACGGCTTAAAAAAAATTCCGGAATCCGTGGGTTACAAGATCCACATTTCCGTCTGGGGCAATGATGAGACCAGCTTCCGGGTGCGCAAGGCCAAGGACCTTTTAATAAAACAAATTGATAATTATCGCAATGACCCCCGGGCCGTTTTTGTCTATACCTTTACCCGAAATAATATCGATGAAGTCCGGGAAGTTGCCGGGGGGCTGGTTGCCGAAGACTGCCGATTGACCTTTAATGTGTTTTCTTCTCCGGTAGGGTATGCCGGACCGCTGCGCCATGACGAAGAATCGCTTAAGCGCGTTCAAGCCGCCATGATGGCCCTTTTGGAGCACTATCCCCAAAATGTGCTTTTCTCGGCTTATAATGCCATGGCCCATACGCATAAAAGCAGCTTGCATGATCTTTACACCTGTCTGTATCCCCGTCAGAACCGCTCCCAGGACCTGGGGCTGGGACGGTCTTTTCGGCAATACCGGGCGGATTTAAACTGGGACCGTTCGGCGGCCTGTTGCGTGCCGGACACCGACTGCGCCGACTGCCGTCATTATGCTTCCGGTTCGGCGGTCGTCACCGCCCGCCTTTTCCGCCATGCCCAGGAATCGGCCACGTTTAAATCCTGGCTGGATTATGTGGACACCTATTTGGCGGTCTGGGTGATGGGCTATCCAAAAGGGGAGAATCTTTGCGCGGAGCCGGTGAGCCCCCCGGGGACTTAG
- a CDS encoding 4Fe-4S cluster-binding domain-containing protein, whose product MKTVSSLLDHEWHDRYRRITNLNIRSSIYDVTNRCNLRCQGCFFFSSNQHQAAPEEMDLTKWEAFIDREKERGVNLAILIGGEPTLTLDRVEAFYKRLPTYCATNGLIKIPRDKFPDLMVGISLWGSAEDEKILRGRDTFAISSTHYAGDDYTYYLYTITPRQVGKVEATVKRIADAGLKVHFQLLSNDEGAEGFYWKERELEELRQEMDELLDQYPRTIISSKYYHKIITTGRMMGRPFGWEECPSVTESLDHRSPQPRRLIHFVRWASDLKTVHRCCTSATRDCTTCKDGAAHMSWVMVNKREHIRSPQDLQNWIEVYEMFAKLYRFIPW is encoded by the coding sequence ATGAAGACCGTAAGTTCATTGCTGGATCACGAATGGCATGACCGATACAGACGGATCACCAATCTGAACATCCGCAGTTCCATATACGATGTCACCAACCGGTGCAATTTGCGCTGTCAGGGCTGCTTTTTCTTTTCTTCCAACCAACACCAGGCCGCCCCGGAAGAAATGGACCTCACGAAGTGGGAAGCGTTTATCGACCGCGAAAAGGAACGGGGCGTAAATCTGGCCATACTGATTGGGGGCGAACCGACCCTTACCCTGGATCGGGTCGAGGCTTTTTATAAACGTCTTCCGACGTATTGCGCCACCAACGGCTTGATTAAAATCCCCCGCGATAAGTTTCCCGACCTGATGGTCGGTATTTCGCTCTGGGGCAGCGCCGAAGACGAAAAGATCCTTCGCGGCCGCGACACCTTTGCTATATCGAGTACGCATTATGCCGGAGACGATTATACCTATTATCTGTACACCATTACGCCGCGGCAAGTGGGGAAGGTTGAAGCCACTGTTAAAAGAATTGCCGACGCGGGTCTGAAGGTCCATTTCCAGTTGTTATCCAATGACGAAGGCGCGGAAGGCTTTTACTGGAAGGAAAGGGAGTTGGAGGAACTGCGCCAGGAAATGGATGAGCTGTTGGATCAATACCCCCGGACGATCATTTCCAGTAAGTATTATCATAAGATCATCACCACAGGAAGGATGATGGGGCGGCCCTTTGGCTGGGAGGAATGCCCTTCCGTGACCGAATCCCTGGACCATCGAAGCCCCCAACCTCGTCGCTTGATCCATTTCGTCCGCTGGGCTTCCGATTTAAAGACCGTCCATCGCTGCTGCACTTCGGCCACACGGGATTGCACTACCTGCAAGGATGGCGCAGCGCACATGAGCTGGGTCATGGTCAATAAGCGGGAACACATCCGGTCGCCCCAAGACTTACAAAACTGGATCGAAGTTTATGAAATGTTTGCCAAGCTTTATCGCTTTATTCCCTGGTGA
- a CDS encoding beta-ketoacyl-[acyl-carrier-protein] synthase family protein, with protein sequence MISKKAVIIGYDAVSPLGLDWEVQWERAVRGESGIGPLSRFPLSPDFPVRVAGEVAPIDPNPYPFLRPREMVHWSSPIFPYALLVVHRALLKSGIEITPEIAPRVAVTFSTAVGGLDAVLQADRLMVSERKMPHPFTNPNSCINMVGGRVSVLTGATGPICSTITACATGIHSLIMGELLLQRGLADVVIAGAVDFPLVEPIVAGFATMNGAYRPKEGQPQEAPEKTSRPFSAHRRGFVVSEGAGCLILTTAEFAKTYGLKAPIEMAGYGMTSDAAHFVSPNLQTVQRCIGQAVDNAGLQPSDIDAVNAHATSTKVGDKVEADALRQVFGKTLPPVSANKSQLGHAMGASSAIEAIFAIEGLLRETLLPTINYNPDPAIEIDCVAEGARKFKGEFVLKNAFGFGGCNASLILRRLI encoded by the coding sequence ATGATTTCAAAAAAAGCCGTCATTATAGGGTATGATGCCGTTTCTCCTTTAGGTCTTGATTGGGAAGTCCAGTGGGAACGGGCCGTCCGGGGGGAGTCCGGTATCGGACCATTGTCCCGATTTCCCCTGAGCCCCGATTTCCCGGTCCGGGTGGCCGGTGAGGTGGCACCCATCGATCCGAATCCTTATCCCTTTTTACGGCCCAGGGAAATGGTCCATTGGTCATCTCCCATTTTCCCGTATGCCCTGCTGGTGGTGCACCGGGCCCTGCTTAAAAGCGGTATCGAGATTACGCCCGAAATCGCCCCGCGGGTGGCGGTCACCTTCAGCACCGCCGTGGGCGGGCTGGATGCGGTTTTACAAGCCGACCGACTGATGGTATCCGAAAGGAAAATGCCCCATCCCTTTACCAATCCCAATTCCTGCATTAATATGGTCGGTGGCCGGGTCTCCGTACTCACCGGCGCTACCGGGCCCATCTGTTCCACGATTACGGCTTGTGCCACTGGAATCCATTCCCTGATCATGGGTGAACTCCTCCTGCAACGAGGTCTGGCCGATGTGGTTATCGCAGGGGCCGTTGATTTCCCTTTGGTTGAACCGATCGTCGCCGGATTTGCTACCATGAACGGGGCCTACCGTCCCAAAGAAGGCCAGCCCCAGGAGGCGCCGGAAAAAACCAGCCGGCCTTTTTCAGCCCACAGAAGGGGCTTTGTCGTTTCCGAAGGGGCCGGATGCCTTATTTTGACCACGGCCGAATTTGCTAAAACCTACGGGCTCAAAGCACCGATTGAAATGGCCGGTTATGGAATGACCTCGGATGCCGCCCACTTTGTCTCTCCCAATTTGCAGACGGTCCAAAGGTGTATCGGGCAAGCCGTTGACAATGCCGGCTTGCAGCCCTCGGATATCGATGCCGTTAATGCCCACGCCACCTCCACTAAGGTGGGCGATAAAGTGGAGGCCGATGCTCTGCGCCAGGTCTTCGGCAAAACCCTGCCGCCGGTATCGGCCAATAAATCCCAGTTGGGCCATGCCATGGGGGCTTCCAGCGCCATCGAGGCTATCTTCGCCATAGAAGGATTGCTCCGGGAGACCCTGCTGCCTACCATTAATTACAATCCCGACCCGGCCATTGAAATCGATTGTGTGGCCGAGGGGGCCAGGAAGTTCAAGGGGGAATTTGTTTTGAAAAATGCCTTTGGTTTCGGCGGATGTAATGCCTCTCTGATTTTACGCCGGCTGATATAA
- a CDS encoding beta-ketoacyl-[acyl-carrier-protein] synthase family protein, translating into MKPPKNRKVFVVGYGTATPLGSTFEKTWKRAIRGEAGFRKVTRCQVESACDIVGEIPDWNPLDLDFIDAKEIYNWNAAFIILTMAVCQEALENSGITIDDRIAPRMACLIGSALNGPDAFRLAMHDLKDRGPLRVSPYLLPNLCANVPSGKAGMLLKFTGPIFSPQGACASGNHAIGLGARLIRDGDCDFVLAGGVDAPILPELIHGFANMNATIKVHPEDRAYADPAQASRPFSGDRKGFVLSEGAGVVVLAAEELIKAYGLKARAEVLGVGWSSDAYHYTSPNPVTIVRAIRETIEDAGLQPADIHYINAHGTSTPKGDRTEIKCLREVFGKTIEKIPVSSNKSQLGHTLGATAAIEAALTIEAMGKGLILPTINHLPDPDFPDIDVVPNVLRKKKVEIALSNAFGFGGTNCCVIFRGV; encoded by the coding sequence ATGAAGCCACCCAAAAATAGAAAAGTATTTGTCGTCGGTTACGGGACGGCCACCCCCCTGGGGAGCACCTTTGAAAAGACCTGGAAGCGGGCCATCCGGGGAGAGGCCGGTTTCCGGAAGGTGACCCGTTGTCAGGTGGAATCCGCTTGCGACATTGTCGGTGAGATCCCGGACTGGAATCCTTTGGATCTTGACTTTATCGATGCCAAAGAAATCTACAATTGGAATGCCGCTTTTATCATCCTGACCATGGCGGTTTGCCAGGAGGCCCTGGAAAATTCAGGGATTACCATAGATGACCGGATTGCCCCGCGGATGGCCTGCCTCATCGGTTCGGCTTTAAACGGTCCGGATGCCTTTCGCCTGGCCATGCACGACTTGAAAGACCGGGGCCCGCTTCGGGTAAGCCCTTATCTGCTGCCTAATTTGTGCGCCAATGTGCCTTCCGGAAAGGCCGGGATGCTCCTGAAATTTACCGGACCGATTTTTTCACCTCAGGGCGCCTGTGCCTCGGGCAACCATGCCATCGGTCTCGGGGCCAGATTGATCCGGGATGGGGATTGCGATTTTGTCCTGGCCGGTGGCGTCGACGCCCCAATTTTGCCGGAATTGATCCACGGTTTTGCCAATATGAACGCCACCATCAAGGTGCATCCCGAAGACCGCGCTTATGCGGACCCGGCCCAGGCTTCCCGTCCTTTCAGCGGCGACCGCAAAGGCTTTGTTCTCTCGGAAGGGGCCGGCGTGGTGGTCCTGGCGGCCGAAGAACTGATCAAGGCTTACGGCCTAAAGGCCAGGGCCGAAGTTTTGGGGGTCGGCTGGAGTTCGGATGCTTATCATTACACCAGCCCCAATCCGGTAACCATAGTCCGGGCCATCCGGGAAACCATCGAAGACGCCGGCCTGCAACCAGCAGACATCCACTATATCAATGCCCACGGCACTTCCACCCCCAAGGGGGACCGTACGGAAATAAAGTGTCTGAGGGAGGTCTTTGGTAAAACAATCGAAAAAATCCCGGTTTCTTCCAATAAATCCCAGTTGGGACACACCCTGGGGGCCACGGCGGCCATTGAAGCCGCTTTGACCATCGAGGCCATGGGGAAAGGGCTCATTTTGCCGACCATCAATCATCTTCCCGACCCCGATTTTCCGGATATCGATGTGGTGCCCAATGTCCTCCGGAAAAAGAAGGTTGAGATTGCCCTTTCCAATGCCTTTGGTTTTGGCGGGACCAACTGCTGTGTGATTTTCAGGGGGGTGTGA
- a CDS encoding YbgC/FadM family acyl-CoA thioesterase has protein sequence MRPKPFRPEPFNNDPRYVRDQTTGLIWHRTTYRTLYADTDRSGMVYHSNYLRYFEFGRTSLMRDATYPYKEIEKSGFVYPIIDMGVTYYHPLVYDDLMHIQTRPTQLERVRLQFDYLITHAEKGQIICMGFTKHCALNSTGTPVAVDTKTVQLWKTFPR, from the coding sequence TTGCGTCCCAAACCCTTCCGGCCGGAACCTTTCAATAATGATCCCCGTTATGTCCGGGACCAGACCACCGGGTTGATCTGGCACCGTACAACCTATCGCACCCTGTATGCCGACACGGATCGGTCGGGGATGGTGTATCATTCCAATTACCTGCGCTATTTCGAATTCGGACGGACCTCTTTGATGCGCGATGCGACTTACCCTTATAAGGAAATCGAAAAAAGCGGCTTTGTCTATCCCATTATCGATATGGGCGTTACCTATTATCATCCCCTGGTCTACGATGATCTGATGCACATCCAGACCCGACCGACCCAGTTGGAGCGGGTGCGCCTGCAGTTTGACTATCTGATCACCCATGCCGAAAAAGGACAGATCATTTGCATGGGATTTACGAAACACTGCGCTTTGAATTCAACCGGCACTCCCGTGGCCGTGGATACCAAGACGGTCCAGCTTTGGAAGACATTCCCCAGGTAG